Proteins encoded in a region of the Podarcis muralis chromosome 2, rPodMur119.hap1.1, whole genome shotgun sequence genome:
- the LOC114590973 gene encoding uncharacterized protein LOC114590973, giving the protein MTGNSSAGTSNGRKGRGVSWRLQETLNLLDIWGEQKIQDQLRNSHQNIDFFEYIAQKMATRGHRRTALECRSKTKVMRLEYKRVIDHNSKAGSSKVTCPFYEQLHRILQGNASMKPSRVGRTLSFHLVPQPEAAQEQPQPAAEEIIPPDVHVVNVGEYLKQEDSDDTGMVTGNGTEEDMAEAVENDMAAMKEEDSNEGSGRDLDYQRPQVNQISPSHQDAHINTEPPVAHPPPAPSPLADFAILRPKKRKGAETLFQELLQQSREEQEELLLEMGRDREVALSLLKTLRQDAAGCREERRQIMETMRAHNEILKGLAANLSSLTDAFASHPQARTPRPSVPNSAPAQRGHARPNDENCSPRSPLRRLHSNSLSSSLFPANNTHHMA; this is encoded by the exons ATGACTGGCAACAGCAGCGCGGGAACCAGCAACGGCCGCAAGGGCCGTGGCGTTTCGTGGCGGCTCCAGGAAACCTTGAATCTCCTGGACATCTGGGGAGAGCAGAAAATCCAAGACCAGCTCCGCAACAGCCACCAGAACATAGACTTTTTCGAATACATCGCCCAGAAGATGGCCACGCGGGGCCATCGCCGGACCGCCCTGGAGTGCCGCTCGAAGACCAAAGTGATGAGGCTGGAATACAAGCGTGTGATCGATCACAACTCCAAGGCGGGGAGCAGCAAGGTGACTTGCCCTTTCTACGAACAGCTGCACCGCATCCTCCAGGGCAACGCGAGCATGAAACCCAGCCGTGTTGGGCGAACCCTGAGCTTCCACCTGGTGCCGCAGCCGGAAGCAGCGCAGGAACAGCCGCAGCCGGCAGCGGAAGAAATCATCCCACCGGACGTTCATGTGGTTAACGTCGGAGAATACCTCAAGCAAGAGGACTCTG ATGACACAGgaatggtgactgggaatggTACTGAGGAAGACATGGCAGAGGCTGTGGAGAACGACATGGCAGCGATGAAGGAGGAAGACAGCAATGAAGGCAGTG GAAGGGACCTTGATTATCAGAGACCCCAAGTTAACCAAATAAGCCCCTCGCATCAGGATGCCCACATCAACACAG AACCCCCCGTGGCCCACCCGCCCCCAGCCCCATCTCCCCTGGCTGACTTTGCCATACTGCGGCCCAAGAAGAGGAAAGGGGCCGAAACCCTGTTCCAGGAGTTGCTGCAGCAGTCGAGAGAGGAACAGGAGGAGCTTCTCCTGGAGATGGGCCGTGACAGAGAGGTGGCGCTCAGTCTCCTGAAGACCCTGAGGCAGGACGCGGCCGGGTGCCGGGAGGAGCGGAGGCAGATTATGGAGACGATGCGCGCCCACAACGAGATTCTGAAGGGACTGGCCGCCAACCTCAGCAGCCTCACCGACGCCTTTGCCAGCCACCCGCAGGCCAGGACACCTCGCCCCAGCGTGCCCAACAGCGCCCCGGCCCAGAGGGGCCATGCCAGGCCGAATGACGAGAACTGCAGCCCGCGGAGCCCCCTCCGTAGGTTGCACTCCAACAGCCTGTCCTCATCCCTGTTCCCCGCCAACAACACGCACCACATGGCCTAG